The Sphingobacterium bambusae genome includes a window with the following:
- the rplI gene encoding 50S ribosomal protein L9, protein MEIILKQDIKHLGEKDDVVVVKPGFGRNYLIPQGFATLATPSAKKVLAENIKQAQFKQEKIKKDATALAEKLESVKLSIGAKAGESGKIFGKVNSIQLAEALKAQGFDVDRRRITFEEEPKHLGEYVANLNLHKEVKVQVPFEVVAE, encoded by the coding sequence ATGGAAATCATTTTAAAACAAGATATTAAACACTTAGGCGAGAAAGACGACGTTGTAGTTGTAAAGCCTGGTTTCGGTCGTAACTACTTAATTCCTCAAGGATTTGCTACTTTAGCTACTCCTTCAGCGAAAAAAGTGTTGGCAGAAAACATCAAACAAGCGCAGTTCAAACAAGAGAAAATCAAAAAAGATGCAACAGCATTGGCAGAGAAATTAGAAAGCGTAAAACTTTCTATCGGTGCAAAAGCTGGTGAGTCTGGTAAGATCTTCGGTAAAGTGAACAGCATCCAATTGGCGGAAGCTTTGAAAGCACAAGGTTTTGACGTAGATCGTCGCCGTATTACTTTCGAAGAAGAGCCTAAACACTTAGGTGAATACGTAGCTAACTTAAACTTGCACAAAGAAGTGAAAGTTCAAGTTCCTTTCGAAGTTGTAGCTGAGTAA
- the rpsR gene encoding 30S ribosomal protein S18: MANENIQYVTAPKVEDNRKKYCRFKKNGIKYIDYKDANFLMKFVNDQGKILPRRLTGTSLKFQRKVAQAVKRARIVGLLPYVADSLK, encoded by the coding sequence ATGGCAAACGAAAACATCCAATACGTAACTGCCCCTAAAGTAGAGGACAACCGTAAAAAATACTGTCGTTTTAAAAAGAACGGTATTAAATATATCGATTACAAAGACGCAAACTTCTTAATGAAATTTGTAAACGATCAAGGTAAAATCTTACCTCGCCGTCTTACAGGTACTTCATTGAAATTCCAACGCAAAGTAGCGCAAGCGGTTAAACGTGCGCGTATCGTTGGTCTATTGCCTTACGTAGCTGATTCATTAAAATAA
- the rpsF gene encoding 30S ribosomal protein S6 yields MQQYESVIILTPLLSEEAAKETIAKFKAILTEGGAEIVAEDNWGLKKLAYPIQKKTTGFYHLTEFKAPGELIKKLELEYKRDERVMRFLTIALDKHALAYNEKKRSGAFNKKTETKTEEVAN; encoded by the coding sequence ATGCAACAGTACGAATCTGTCATCATTCTTACCCCGTTGCTTTCTGAGGAGGCTGCGAAAGAAACAATCGCAAAGTTCAAAGCTATCCTTACAGAGGGCGGAGCCGAAATTGTCGCTGAAGACAATTGGGGTTTGAAAAAATTAGCGTATCCAATCCAGAAAAAAACAACTGGATTTTATCACTTAACTGAATTCAAGGCTCCAGGTGAATTAATCAAAAAATTAGAGCTTGAATACAAACGTGACGAGCGTGTAATGCGTTTCTTAACTATTGCTCTTGACAAACATGCATTGGCATACAACGAGAAAAAACGTAGCGGTGCATTTAACAAAAAAACGGAAACTAAAACTGAGGAGGTAGCAAACTAA
- a CDS encoding YchJ family protein: MSRCNCGSSLPYADCCSKVHSNLAAAETAEQLMRARYTAFTLQLIDFLYDSFHPSSRRYQSKQDIRQWAQANKWMQLEIIQASTHSVEFKAHYLDAQFQTAVHHEKSNFKKVQGLWYYVDGQLCS; this comes from the coding sequence ATGTCGCGCTGCAATTGTGGTTCGTCCCTTCCCTATGCCGATTGCTGTAGCAAGGTGCATAGCAACCTCGCCGCCGCTGAAACGGCCGAGCAGCTGATGCGTGCGCGCTATACGGCATTCACACTGCAGCTTATCGACTTTCTATACGACAGCTTTCACCCCAGCAGCCGTCGCTACCAAAGCAAGCAGGATATTCGGCAATGGGCGCAGGCCAACAAATGGATGCAGCTCGAGATTATCCAAGCCAGCACGCACAGCGTCGAATTTAAAGCACATTACCTTGATGCGCAGTTTCAAACAGCCGTACATCATGAAAAATCAAACTTCAAAAAAGTACAGGGATTGTGGTACTATGTCGATGGGCAGCTGTGTAGCTAA
- a CDS encoding cupin-like domain-containing protein, translating to MLLSEVDTVENISKETFLAQYFRPQRPVLIKGLAKSWEAYDKWNLDYIFEQAGEQEVGLYDNKPADPNKATDEPVTTMKMRDYIKLIKSQPSDLRIFFYIITDKLPELLKNFSYPDLGFKYFKRIPTLFFGGSEARVLMHYDVDLGDLLHFQFEGKKRVLLFAPNQAPYLYKVPLSVHTVYNIDYENPDYQLFPALAHAQGYEIFMEHGDALFMPSGYWHFNRYLEAGFSVTLRSFPASPLRLLKMLREVFVIRYTDKLMRKLFKAKWVRYKQEKAFRESQEALQRKQQKTA from the coding sequence ATGCTTTTATCGGAAGTCGATACCGTAGAAAATATAAGTAAAGAGACGTTTTTAGCGCAATATTTCCGGCCCCAGCGACCGGTTTTGATCAAGGGACTGGCAAAGAGCTGGGAGGCCTACGACAAATGGAACTTGGATTACATCTTCGAACAGGCCGGTGAACAAGAAGTAGGTCTTTATGACAATAAGCCGGCCGACCCCAACAAAGCGACCGACGAGCCCGTCACCACGATGAAGATGCGCGACTACATCAAACTCATCAAGTCGCAACCATCCGATCTCCGTATATTTTTCTATATCATTACCGATAAGCTTCCGGAGCTACTCAAGAATTTCTCTTACCCCGACTTGGGCTTCAAGTACTTTAAACGCATCCCTACCCTGTTCTTCGGGGGCAGTGAGGCACGCGTACTGATGCATTACGATGTGGATCTAGGCGACCTCTTGCATTTTCAGTTTGAAGGCAAAAAACGCGTGCTCCTGTTCGCACCCAACCAAGCGCCTTACCTCTATAAGGTGCCCTTGTCTGTGCATACCGTGTACAATATCGATTACGAAAACCCCGATTACCAGCTGTTCCCTGCCCTAGCACATGCGCAAGGCTACGAAATCTTTATGGAGCATGGTGATGCGCTGTTTATGCCTAGCGGCTATTGGCACTTCAACCGTTACCTTGAAGCAGGCTTCTCGGTTACGCTACGCTCCTTTCCGGCATCGCCCCTGCGCCTGCTCAAGATGCTGCGCGAGGTGTTCGTAATCCGCTATACCGACAAGCTGATGCGCAAACTCTTTAAGGCCAAATGGGTGCGCTATAAGCAGGAGAAGGCTTTTCGCGAAAGCCAAGAAGCACTACAGCGTAAACAACAAAAAACAGCTTAA
- a CDS encoding lipocalin-like domain-containing protein: MTSLKNELVGTWKLLSYIEVPIGGDDSLFPMGKNPYGLLMYSPDGFMSVQISREERLPYKSNDKLQASEEEMLSSLHGYIAFSGKFKVDNSSAIVTYMIKSSLFPNWKNKVQRRKIDFEGDILYLKSTEPILSNGLHVNSYMTWQRTDRVIDEFFEERIRKELSLQP; encoded by the coding sequence ATGACATCACTCAAAAATGAACTAGTCGGAACTTGGAAATTGCTCTCCTATATAGAGGTTCCCATCGGAGGTGATGATTCCCTGTTTCCCATGGGCAAAAATCCATACGGATTGCTGATGTATTCGCCAGATGGATTTATGTCGGTGCAGATCAGCCGGGAAGAACGTTTACCCTACAAGAGCAATGATAAATTACAAGCTAGCGAAGAAGAGATGCTTTCTTCCTTGCATGGCTACATCGCTTTCAGCGGAAAATTTAAGGTAGATAACAGCAGCGCTATCGTTACCTACATGATTAAGAGCTCGCTCTTTCCCAATTGGAAAAATAAGGTGCAACGCCGCAAGATCGACTTTGAGGGCGATATCCTCTACCTTAAGTCCACCGAGCCCATCCTCTCCAATGGGCTGCATGTGAATTCCTATATGACTTGGCAACGTACAGACCGGGTTATCGACGAGTTTTTCGAAGAACGTATACGTAAAGAATTGAGCTTACAGCCCTAA
- a CDS encoding tetratricopeptide repeat protein, with protein sequence MNVKKAIVFSLLVAAGTTTFAQSGNLRKAKAALQKFEELKAAGSAELGKSNLDAAKEAIDLAVAHEKTKEDPDTWTVYALVNANLAATANTAEAATAAQEGIAKAKELDKEGKHAENIKVAGQVLGQFNFNQGVAAWEKQDFKTAYASFDQALTFLPGDTTLTYYSGLAAIQNQDYPNAIEKYKLLIPAKEFSSHKAVMVDLPKLYLSAKDTASAIEYAAQAAQAYPNDNDAAVQNIELNLIVGNEAKVVTDIESQIAKDSNNKSLYYYLGIAQSAANNNDKAIEAYKKAVAIDPNYSDANRNAAATIINGVRDQLNALNDDKSLSNTDYNTKVNALKEQIKEALPYLEKVVELNPSDSDALRSLKGYYDFQQDEAKSAEIQAKIDAAN encoded by the coding sequence ATGAATGTAAAAAAAGCAATAGTATTTTCTTTATTGGTAGCCGCGGGCACCACTACTTTTGCACAATCAGGTAATTTAAGAAAAGCAAAAGCTGCTTTGCAGAAATTTGAAGAGCTGAAAGCAGCAGGTTCGGCAGAATTGGGTAAAAGCAACCTTGACGCTGCAAAAGAAGCGATCGACTTAGCTGTTGCGCACGAAAAAACCAAAGAAGATCCAGATACGTGGACGGTATATGCCTTGGTAAATGCTAACTTAGCGGCCACAGCCAACACGGCAGAAGCTGCTACGGCTGCACAAGAAGGTATTGCCAAAGCAAAAGAGCTTGACAAAGAAGGCAAACACGCTGAAAACATCAAGGTTGCTGGACAGGTTCTTGGACAGTTCAACTTCAACCAAGGTGTAGCTGCATGGGAGAAACAAGATTTTAAAACTGCCTATGCTTCTTTCGATCAAGCGTTGACCTTCTTGCCTGGCGACACCACCTTGACTTACTACTCGGGTTTGGCGGCGATCCAAAACCAAGATTATCCAAATGCCATCGAGAAGTATAAATTGTTGATCCCAGCAAAGGAATTCTCCTCGCACAAAGCGGTAATGGTTGACCTTCCAAAGCTTTACTTATCGGCTAAAGATACAGCGAGCGCAATTGAATATGCAGCACAAGCAGCACAGGCCTACCCTAACGACAATGATGCAGCGGTACAAAACATCGAGCTGAACCTGATCGTGGGTAACGAGGCTAAAGTAGTGACTGATATCGAGAGCCAAATTGCGAAAGATAGCAACAACAAATCGTTGTACTACTATTTAGGTATAGCACAGTCGGCAGCAAATAACAACGATAAAGCTATTGAAGCCTACAAAAAAGCGGTTGCTATCGATCCAAACTACTCCGATGCGAACAGAAATGCGGCGGCAACGATCATCAATGGCGTGAGAGATCAACTGAATGCCTTGAACGATGACAAATCCTTATCTAATACGGATTATAACACCAAGGTGAATGCGTTGAAAGAGCAGATCAAAGAAGCCCTTCCTTATCTAGAGAAAGTGGTAGAATTGAATCCTTCCGATAGCGATGCACTTCGCAGCTTGAAAGGTTACTATGACTTCCAACAGGACGAGGCTAAATCGGCTGAGATCCAAGCAAAAATTGACGCGGCCAACTAA
- a CDS encoding tetratricopeptide repeat protein translates to MQMTITSNKRASSWRALASGVLLCISVNAVAQSNYKESSNSFAFFTQTGDLKNLESAKKFIDAAYLTRRDSTSVRVNVLRAMIYSSMAYADSSRTIKNPKDPIDITYDALAKLKPRDLQNYASEAKYVKQNLAAAHIFQANKALGKQDYTAAYNSYMRVKQLNIANYDVTYNLALLAVQNKQYEAAVGYYDQILKTGDPSAERYLELVNIYKALGNKQAVLNTLQTARTKFPENKAVLMNLIQEFAQNTEYKAIVPIIDEAIRYEPQNIELNYLAGYSNETVGNLDVAKKYYQQVLQLNENNYESNLALGLIYLNDFLQNEDNGEAQYNAQNLLLKANEIRPYDVNALKSLSLYYEKSGDLAQLDRVKLLLNQLSNN, encoded by the coding sequence ATGCAAATGACAATAACGAGCAATAAACGAGCTTCTAGCTGGCGCGCCCTCGCTTCGGGGGTGTTGCTTTGTATTTCGGTAAACGCCGTTGCCCAATCCAACTATAAGGAGAGTAGCAACAGCTTTGCCTTTTTCACGCAAACCGGAGATTTGAAAAATTTGGAAAGCGCGAAGAAATTTATCGATGCGGCCTACCTCACACGCCGGGACTCGACGAGCGTCCGCGTAAATGTGTTGCGCGCGATGATCTATAGCTCTATGGCCTATGCGGATTCCTCGCGGACCATCAAAAACCCGAAGGATCCTATCGACATCACCTACGACGCCTTGGCGAAGTTAAAGCCACGTGACTTGCAGAACTATGCATCGGAAGCGAAATATGTAAAGCAGAACTTAGCGGCCGCGCATATTTTCCAAGCCAACAAAGCTTTGGGCAAGCAAGATTATACAGCGGCCTACAACAGCTACATGCGCGTTAAGCAGTTGAACATTGCAAACTATGATGTGACTTACAACTTGGCGTTATTGGCTGTGCAAAACAAGCAGTATGAAGCTGCTGTAGGTTATTATGATCAGATTTTGAAAACGGGTGATCCTAGTGCCGAGCGTTACCTCGAGCTGGTGAATATCTACAAAGCACTAGGCAACAAGCAGGCGGTGTTGAATACCTTGCAAACGGCACGCACCAAGTTTCCAGAAAATAAGGCGGTATTGATGAACCTTATTCAAGAGTTCGCGCAGAACACGGAATATAAGGCCATCGTGCCGATCATCGATGAAGCTATTCGTTATGAGCCTCAGAACATTGAGCTCAACTACCTAGCGGGATACTCCAACGAAACGGTGGGCAACCTTGATGTAGCAAAAAAGTACTACCAACAGGTGTTGCAGCTCAACGAAAACAATTACGAGTCCAATTTGGCGCTAGGTTTGATCTATTTGAATGACTTCCTACAGAACGAAGATAATGGCGAAGCGCAGTACAATGCACAAAATTTATTGCTGAAGGCAAACGAAATTCGTCCATATGACGTTAATGCTTTAAAGTCACTATCATTGTACTATGAGAAGTCTGGCGATCTAGCACAATTGGATCGTGTAAAATTATTATTGAATCAACTATCAAATAATTAG